One genomic region from Epinephelus fuscoguttatus linkage group LG8, E.fuscoguttatus.final_Chr_v1 encodes:
- the cxcr3.1 gene encoding C-X-C chemokine receptor type 3.1, which produces MMDDSDVITLTGSLLDGFDDLYDNTSDSYEDYCCEGGDVCDLSEGMNFEAVFIPVLYSVAFVVGVLGNGVLLGVLVQSRRAWSVTDTFILHLGVADVLLLLTLPFWAAQSAQKGGWTFGTPLCKITGAVFTINFYCGIFLLACISLDRYLSIVHATQMYSRRNPWVVQFSCLAVWLFSLLLSIPDWVFLEAMKDDRRNKTECIRNYFRFSLESVGDWRLASRLLYHTVGFLLPSVIMIFCYSCILRRLRCGSQGLQKQKAFRVIVSVVVVFFLCWTPYNITLMVDTLHSNYTMDTCGVRTSLEKAKIVTSCVGYLHCSLNPILYAFVGVKFRRQLLEILRSLGCKLSTSVKLHSVGTSRRSSIWSESADTSNSIAI; this is translated from the exons ATGATGGACGACTCTGACGTGATTACACTGACGGGAAGCCTCCTTGATGGCTTTGACGATTTATACGACAACACCTCTGATTCATATGAAGACTATTGTTGTGAAGGGGGTGATGTATGTGACCTGAGCGAGGGCATGAATTTTGAGGCGGTCTTCATCCCAGTTCTGTACTCGGTGGCGTTTGTTGTGGGTGTCCTGGGGAACGGAGTGCTGCTGGGGGTTCTGGTTCAGAGCAGGAGGGCCTGGAGTGTGACAGACACCTTCATCCTCCACCTGGGTGTGGCAGACGTCCTGCTGCTCCTGACGCTTCCCTTCTGGGCTGCACAGTCGGCTCAAAAAGGTGGATGGACCTTTGGCACCCCCCTCTGTAAGATCACTGGAGCTGTTTTTACG ATCAACTTCTACTGTGGGATCTTTCTGCTGGCCTGCATCAGTCTGGACCGCTACCTGTCCATCGTCCATGCTACCCAGATGTACTCCCGCAGGAACCCCTGGGTCGTCCAGTTCAGCTGCTTGGCAGTGTGGCTcttctccctgctcctctctaTCCCTGACTGGGTTTTCTTGGAAGCTATGAAGGATGACAGGCGAAACAAAACCGAGTGTATTCGCAACTACTTCAGGTTTTCCTTGGAGTCAGTAGGTGACTGGCGGCTGGCATcacgcctgctctaccacacAGTGGGTTTCCTGCTGCCTTCAGTCATCATGATCTTCTGCTACTCCTGCATCCTGCGCCGGCTGCGGTGCGGCTCCCAGGGCCTCCAAAAGCAGAAAGCATTCAGGGTCATCGTGTCCGTGGTGGTGgttttcttcctctgctggACGCCATACAACATCACACTCATGGTGGACACGCTTCATTCCAACTACACCATGGACACCTGTGGAGTCAGAACATCTCTGGAGAAAGCCAAGATAGTCACCTCCTGTGTAGGTTACCTCCACTGCAGCCTCAACCCCATCCTGTATGCCTTTGTGGGCGTGAAGTTCAGGCGTCAGCTCCTGGAAATCCTGAGGTCTCTGGGCTGCAAGCTGTCGACAAGTGTCAAACTGCACTCTGTTGGTACGAGCAGGAGAAGCTCCATCTGGTCTGAGTCTGCCGACACCTCTAACTCCATCGCtatttga